In Haloimpatiens massiliensis, the following are encoded in one genomic region:
- a CDS encoding DHH family phosphoesterase, translating to MNKVSDNVKIHNTHINKEIKCALSRIVNAVNNREKIIIYGHYDLDCVTGVSLLILILRYLNADVEYYIPSEIDDDYEVNRSIVDSHIKLLGATLMITVGCGINSYDEVEYCKKLGIDVIITDFKKASDKIPNTYVLNYTQCAEYNGTAVGIAFKLAKEIANYYKINCVHKYMDLVMLGTVSRDVAIIGENRDFIIEGVKRLKVTNNYGLKALMKVHKIFKIDINTIYKLVTTAIPTVNPVGKMDNARIVVELFTTSNSYRAEQIAKYLKRQVENVDESCIEYKNEIHKLRTFSKDLQLF from the coding sequence ATGAATAAAGTCAGTGATAATGTTAAAATTCATAATACACATATTAATAAAGAAATTAAATGTGCGTTAAGCAGAATTGTAAATGCTGTAAACAACAGGGAAAAGATAATAATTTATGGACACTATGATCTAGATTGCGTTACAGGAGTATCTTTATTAATTTTGATTCTTAGATATTTAAATGCAGATGTAGAATATTATATACCCAGTGAAATAGATGATGACTATGAAGTAAATAGAAGCATAGTAGATAGTCATATAAAGCTTCTTGGAGCTACTCTCATGATAACTGTAGGTTGTGGAATTAATAGTTATGATGAGGTAGAGTACTGTAAAAAATTAGGTATAGATGTGATAATAACAGATTTTAAGAAAGCTAGTGATAAAATTCCCAATACTTATGTTTTGAATTACACACAATGTGCGGAATATAACGGTACAGCTGTAGGGATTGCTTTTAAGCTAGCTAAAGAAATAGCTAATTATTATAAAATAAATTGTGTACATAAATATATGGATTTAGTGATGTTAGGTACAGTTTCTAGAGATGTAGCAATAATAGGTGAAAATAGGGATTTTATTATAGAAGGAGTAAAAAGGCTAAAAGTTACAAATAATTATGGATTAAAAGCTCTTATGAAAGTACATAAAATATTTAAAATAGATATAAATACAATATATAAATTAGTTACTACTGCCATACCTACAGTAAATCCTGTAGGGAAAATGGATAATGCAAGAATAGTAGTAGAACTTTTCACCACCTCCAATAGTTATAGAGCTGAACAAATAGCTAAATACTTAAAAAGACAGGTAGAAAATGTAGATGAATCTTGTATTGAGTATAAAAATGAAATACATAAACTCAGAACTTTTAGTAAAGACTTGCAATTATTTTAA